Genomic DNA from Brassica rapa cultivar Chiifu-401-42 unplaced genomic scaffold, CAAS_Brap_v3.01 Scaffold1005, whole genome shotgun sequence:
acaaatagaaaagggaTAGATTGATGGATATGGGatctttgttgctggatgtgtatcactctcaacaaggatcaatggatgggagatgaatgaagatggaaccggtcttgctggatgtgtatcactctcaagatcGATTAATGGATGGAGATGGgatgatggacgccacaaagctcTGTGAAAGGAGGCTTTGATAAGTCAAGTTGCTCCAGAGTTGTGTCTCACACACTCAAAAGACTTAGGACAATAGTTTTGacaaaactagaaaaactgAATAATTCATAATACTTTCAAAGATGGGTGATttacaatgaaacaaagactagagctttataggctcgaccaaggactctctaacagtcataaaatgacataaggaaagaaataaaatcGAAATAAGAATCTTGGAAGCAAAAGAATTGATGGCTCCttgaaaactagccgttggaggctTAATGATGAGAATCTTGGCCAAATGAATGTAGATGGTGTCCTCcttgtatctggacggtttgagggGGTAAGTGAGCTTCCTGGGAATCTTCTTAATGGTCTGGAAGGTGCTGATGTCGTGCATAGACTGaaggaaaaagagctgttggagttttAATGCTTgagactccaaataaggcagtttggtgataatggggatcttcttattcctatgtgggctggtgcatgggaTGAAGTTGTAGAACTCTTCTGGCTCGTGTATAATGTCTCCCGGATGTCTTGGTTTAGTCTGGATGTCGTCTGGTTCTCCTGGTTGGATTGGAATTGCTTGGAATGGATCAAACCAAAAGATTGTCCAATCTTCCCATAAATAGCTCCGGTTTGAtttaagtgattctccattgaaccgactgatctcctgggttctggtgcagctaagtacttctggaatacctcctgattggttgaaatgatctcctggtcgccaatttctggtttgaagctgattgaaccggttagcttccaattgaggcgagTGTagcactggtttgaccggttctgGCAAATTGAACATATCTTCTGATTTCCGTGTTCATTTCTCCTGAAAtttggctttctggaaagctgataaactcctcttgactccaATGATGGGCTTTgtttcaggccgctccttcctgggctggaatctccttctaaagtcgggtactcgcagatggacgggctgagaaacctctgagttgcaaaattcataacttcttgctccgtgaatattttaGCCCAATTCCAATTGTCCTGGACTCCTTCTggagtgtagaatccataacAATTATCCTCGTgacttaaaccctcctggtttgtaagataaaGTATTTTAGTGCACATGTGTTCTGcttggcgccttggctggttaagtagggctttgggttgacctcTGGTTCggttgctgatctgatgaccacatcatcccctccctcttgacaaggtttcgacctcgaaactatGTAACCTGCaacaagatagagcaagtcagctttcatcctcttttgagattctaaaaCCTTACCTTGGAACTGTTTCGGTTTGGGAATGGAATTTGTATCAGGTGGTTCTCCTTTGAGAAAATAGGAATGGATCACGCTTCTGCTCTGGACATGGTTATTTCTTATCTTCTGGAGTGGATGGTCTTTCAAATTTTTGGTGGCCACGTTTCTGATCATCTTTGGAGTTGATCCTCCTAGCAACATACGATAATCTGGTGGGATTTCTTTGAAGCTTTCTTCCTTGCAACctgaaaaattctcaacatTCTGGACAAAAAGCAAGTGCATTATATCTGTCATTGAAATATTAAGAACATGCTTATCTAAAAGGAATCTTACCATAGGTTTGGAAATTGAACAATGGATTGTTCAGATTTCGGTTTCCACTTAGAAGTGGGTTCATGGCTGAGCTTAGGGTCTGGTTCTTTCTTTGGAACTACAATAAGCTTATAGCTTTCATTTGTTCTACCTGTACCAAGAACACACACGTCAATACTAGTATCCAAAGGTGGTGTGTGAAACTTACCTTGTTGGGATACTTTTATGAccggttttgcttctttaagcaaCATGGACTGCATTGTGTCTTGAACCATCTTCTGGTCCATCACAGGTGTGGCGCCTGGTGGCTCCTCTCCTTTGAATTCATGCTCCTTATTTCCTGTTACATCAccctttgacaaagacaagtgcattacaTAAGAATTTGGAATCAATAAatcagattgaataaaactatcactttTCATAGATAATTCTGTTTTCTCTTCTACTGATGTTTCTATCAATGCTTTCTTGGTAGGACAAACTACAGCAAAGTGTCCTCTTTTATGACATCTAGAACATGTCTGATCttttaaatctttaaatttAGAAGACTTACCTTGGCTTGATGCCTCTTCTTTCTCTGGGTTTGAAATCTCATCATTCCTTGGACTTAAATCATGAACAACTTTTAAATCCAACAAGGACTTTGAGATCGTGTCTTTCTTGACTTCAGGACCTATCTTATCAtccttggacaaagacaagtgactcaTAACAGTGGGAGATGATTTAcaaacaaatttatcaagtataggacttaccttggccttTTCTTGAAAAATCAGTTTGTCTGGTTTTTCTTTGTGTCTGGCCAATGTGTCTTGGCTGACAAACTTCTTCTCCTCCATGGTCTTTGGGACCTCAATAGGTTGGTTTTGATCATAGCAAACCGTGGACTTCTGGTTTGGCCGAATCTGGTCTTGATGGATCAAGCTTCTATGACCTTCTTTTGGTACATCTTTTCTTGCTTCTTTGGAACCATGAGTTGGATACCTCCTTGGATATAGTTCCTGGATTTCAGAACTTGTAATCTTGGGTGCAAACTCATATCTCATGACTTCCTTAAGAGCTCTCCATGTTTTGATAGTTGGCTCCTTGTAAAACCATCTATCACCTtcttcttgtacccaccatTCAAAGGCATCATCTCTAAGTTGTTCAATGGCATAAGCAAGCCTCTCTTCCTTCAAGATGTTGTTGtagtgaaaccattcatcaagGTTCCTCTCCCATATTAGATAACCTCTTTTTCCTGAAAATGTAAAGAGTTTAATTTTATCAGCAAAAGAGTTATAATTAAATTGAGAATTAACAACATGATGGTTGTGGGTTTGAGAAGTTGGGGTTTGATTGAtccttgaaggatctggtggcttgggctcgACATAGACAGCCTCTGGAGCATCTCCAAATCTCCTTTCTCCTGGCTGTGGACGTTGGCCTTGtgccttctttcttttctcagCTGTGCAATCAGATCAACCTCTTGCAAAGCTGTCAAATGTTGGTTCTGTTTGGCCATCTGACATTGGCCGTGTGTTTCTCCTACCATGGCTTCCTGAAAACACTCTCAAAGATAAAGTGAAGAAAAGGGAAGGTCTGGTCGAACCAAAATAAATCAAGTGCACAATGCAATTTAAACTAAACCGATAAAATATGCAATtatgaaccgaaatgaaataaagtatgctaaaattattatttttttttttggttttctcaaTGCAAACACGAAATGGACCAACTAATATGGCATGAAACAATAActagtatgatttttttttttgaaggatATGCAAACAAaggaaacaaattcaaaatgacaatttttatgggattttcgattatggaaacaaaacaaaaaggaaactaaCAGGAATTCGAAACTAAGTGAAAGTAATATGAATCAAGCacaactttctttttcttttcgttgtttataagaacagcaagaacaaaaTATGCAGAAACAAAAACTTGAAGCAAAAGACTGTttatggaattttttttgattttcgatAAAGACAAAACAAATGCAAGCAAATGAAatatgatgcaaggatagataTAACCTGATTCAggaacttcagctctgataccaaaatgttgtaggcacaggggagGTAACCCACGAATAGatagaatggtggaaccaaggtttaaacctgaaaacaagagaaccgatttttatgagttttcttagagttttataatgcaaacagaaacaaatatgaatatgaatcaaaatgacaatatgaataaaaacaaatagaaaagggaTAGATTGATGGATATGGGatctttgttgctggatgtgtatcactctcaacaaggatcaatggatgggagatgaatgaagatggaaccgtcttgctggatgtgtatcactctcaagatcGATTAATGGATGGAGATGgatgatggacgccacaaagctcTGTAAAGGAGGCTTTGATAAGTCAAGTTGCTCCAGAGTTGTGTCTCACACACTCAAAAGACTTAGGACAATAGTTTTGacaaaactagaaaaactgAATAATTCATAATACTTTCAAAGATGGGTGATttacaatgaaacaaagactagagctttataggctcgaccaaggactctctaacagtcataaaatgacataaggaaagaaataaaatcGAAATAAGAATCTTGGAAGCAAAAGAATTGATGGCTCCttgaaaactagccgttggaggctTAATGATGAGAATCTTGGCCAAATGAATGTAGATGGTGTCCTCcttgtatctggacggtttgagggGGTAAGTGAGCTTCCTGGGAATCTTCTTAATGGTCTGGAAGGTGCTGATGTCGTGCATAGACTGaaggaaaaagagctgttggagttttAATGCTTgagactccaaataaggcagtttggtgataatggggatcttcttattcctatgtgggctggtgcatgggaTGAAGTTGTAGAACTCTTCTGGCTCGTGTATAATGTCTCCTGGATGTCTTTGTTTAGTCTGGATGTCGTCTGGTTCTCCTGGTTGGATTGGAATTGCTTGGAATGGATCAAACCAaaagattgtccaatctttccataaatagctccggtttgatttaagtgattctccattgaaccgactgatctcctgggttctggtgcagctaagtacttctggaatacctcctgattggttgaaatgatctcctggtcgccaatttctggtttgaagctgattgaaccggttagcttccaattgaggcgagTGTagcactggtttgaccggttctgGCAAATTGAACATATCTTCTGATTTCCGTGTCCATTTCTCCTGAAAtttggctttctggaaagctgataaactcctcttgactccaATGATGGGCTTTgtttcaggccgctccttccctgggctggaatctccttctaaagtcgggtactcgcagatggacgggctgagaaacctctgagttgcaaaattcataacttcttgctccgtgaatattttaGCCCAATTCCAATTGTCCTGGACTCCTTCTggagtgtagaatccataacAATTATCCTCGTgacttaaaccctcctggtttgtaagataaaGTATTTTAGTGCACATGTGTTCTGcttggcgccttggctggttaagtagggctttgggttgacctcTGGTTCggttgctgatctgatgaccacatcatcccctccctcttgacaaggtttcgacctcgaaactatGTAACCTGCaacaagatagagcaagtcagctttcatcctcttttgagattctaaaaCCTTACCTTGGAACTGTTTCGGTTTGGGAATGGAATTTGTATCAGGTGGTTCTCCTTTGAGAAAATAGGAATGGATCACGCTTCTGCTCTGGACATGGTCATTTCTTATCTTCTGGAGTGGATGGTCTTTCAAATTTTTGGTGGCCACGTTTCTGATCATCTTTGGAGTTGATCCTCCTAGCAACATAAGATAATCTGGTGGGATTTCTTTGAAGCTTTCTTCCTTGCAACctgaaaaattctcaacatTCTGGACAAAAAGCAAGTGCATTATATCTGTCATTGAAATATTAAGAACATGCTTATCTAAAAGGAATCTTACCATAGGTTTTGGAAATTGAACAATGGATTGTTCAGATTTCGGTTTCCACTTAGAAGTGGGTTCATGGCTGAGCTTAGGGTCTGGTTCTTTCTTTGGAACTACAATAAGCTTATAGCTTTCATTTGTTCTACCTGTACCAAGAACACACACGTCAGTACTAGTATCCAAAGGTGGTGTGTGAAACTTACCTTGTTGGGATACTTTTATGAccggttttgcttctttaagcaaCATGGACTGCATTGTGTCTTGAACCATCTTCTGGTCCATCACAGGTGTGGCGCCTGGTGGCTCCTCTCCTTTGAATTCATGCTCCTTATTTCCTGTTACATCAccctttgacaaagacaagtgcattacaTAAGAATTTGGAATCAATAAatcagattgaataaaactatcactttTCATAGATAATTCTGTTTTCTCTTCTACTGATGTTTCTATCAATGCTTTCTTGGTAGGACAAACTACAGCAAAGTGTCCTCTTTTATGACATCTAGAACATGTCTGATCttttaaatctttaaatttAGAAGACTTACCTTGGCTTGATGCCTCTTCTTTCTCTGGGTTTGAAATCTCATCATTCCTTGGACTTAAATCATGAACAACTTTTAAATCCAACAAGGACTTTGAGATCGTGTCTTTCTTGACTTCAGGACCTATCTTATCAtccttggacaaagacaagtgactcaTAACAGTGGGAGATGATTTAcaaacaaatttatcaagtataggacttaccttggccttTTCTTGAAAAATCAGTTTGTCTGGTTTTTCTTTGTGTCTGGCCAATGTGTCTTGGCTGACAAACTTCTTCTCCTCCATGGTCTTTGGGACCTCAATAGGTTGGTTTTGATCATAGCAAACCGTGGTCTTCTGGTTTGGCCGAATCTGGTCTTGATGGATCAAGCTTCTATGACCTTCTTTTGGTACATCTTTTCTTGCTTCTTTGGAACCATGAGTTGGATACCTCCTTGGATATAGTTCCTGGATTTCAGAACTTGTAATCTTGGGTGCAAACTCATATCTCATGACTTCCTTAAGAGCTCTCCATGTTTTGATAGTTGGCTCCTTGTAAAACCATCTATCACCTtcttcttgtacccaccatTCAAAGGCATCATCTCTAAGTTGTTCAATGGCATAAGCAAGCCTCTCTTCCTTCAAGATGTTGTTGtagtgaaaccattcatcaagGTTCCTCTCCCATATTAGATAACCTCTTTTTCCTGAAAATGTAAAGAGTTTAATTTTATCAGCAAAAGAGTTATAATTAAATTGAGAATTAACAACATGATGTTTGTGGGTTTGAGAAGTTGGGGTTTGATTGAtccttgaaggatctggtggcttgggctcgACATAGACAGCCTCTGGAGCATCTCCAAATCTCCTTTCTCCTGGCTGTGGACGTTGGCCTTGTGCCTTCTTTCTTTTCCTCAGCTGTGCAATCAGATCAACCTCTTGCAAAGCTGTCAAATGTTGGTTCTGTTTGGCCATCTGACATTGGCCGTGTGTTTCTCCTACCATGGCTTCCTGAAAACACTCTCAAAGATAAAGTGAAGAAATGGGAAGGTCTGGTCGAACCAAAATAAATCAAGTGCACAATGCAATTTAAACTAAACCGATAAAATATGCAATtatgaaccgaaatgaaataaagtatgcaaaaattattttttttttttttggttttctcaaTGCAAACACGAAATGGACCAACTAATATGGCATGAAACAATAActagtatgattttttttttttgaaggatATGCAAACAAaggaaacaaattcaaaatgacAATGTTTATGGGATTTTCGATtatggaaacaaaacaaaaaggaaactaaCAGGAATTCGAAACTAAGTGAAAGTAATATGAATCAAGCacaactttctttttctttttcgttgtttataagaacagcaagaacaaaaTATGCAGAAACAAAAACTTGAAGCAAAAGACTGTttatggaatttttttttttgattttcgatAAAGACAAAACAAATGCAAGCAAATGAAatatgatgcaaggatagataTAACCTGATTCAggaacttcagctctgataccaaaatgttgtaggcacaggggagGTAACCCACGAATAGatagaatggtggaaccaaggtttaaacctgaaaacaagagaaccgatttttatgagttttcttagagttttataatgcaaacagaaacaaatatgaatatgaatcaaaatgacaatatgaataaaaacaaatagaaaagggaTAGATTGATGGATATGGGatctttgttgctggatgtgtatcactttcaacaaggatcaatggatgggagatgaatgaagatggaaccggtcttgctggatgtgtatcactctcaagatcGATTAATGGATGGAGATGGgatgatggacgccacaaagctcTGTGAAAGGAGGCTTTGATAAGTCAAGTTGCTCCAGAGTTGTGTCTCACACACTCAAAAGACTTAGGACAATAGTTTTGacaaaactagaaaaactgAATAATTCATAATACTTTCAAAGATGGGTGATttacaatgaaacaaagactagagctttataggctcgaccaaggactctctaacagtcataaaatgacataaggaaagaaataaaatcGAAATAAGAATCTTGGAAGCAAAAGAATTGATGGCTCCttgaaaactagccgttggaggctTAATGATGAGAATCTTGGCCAAATGAATGTAGATGGTGTCCTCcttgtatctggacggtttgagggGGTAAGTGAGCTTCCTGGGAATCTTCTTAATGGTCTGGAAGGTGCTGATGTCGTGCATAGACTGaaggaaaaagagctgttggagttttAATGCTTgagactccaaataaggcagtttggtgataatggggatcttcttattcctatgtgggctggtgcatgggaTGAAGTTGTAGAACTCTTCTGGCTCGTGTATAATGTCTCCTGGATGTCTTTGTTTATGTCTGGATGTCGTCTGGTTCTCCTGGTTGGATTGGAATTGCTTGGAATGGATCAAACCAaaagattgtccaatctttccataaatagctccggtttgatttaagtgattctccattgaaccgactgatctcctgggttctggtgcagctaagtacttctggaatacctcctgattggttgaaatgatctcctggtcgccaatttctggtttgaagctgattgaaccggttagcttccaattgaggcgagTGTagcactggtttgaccggttctgGCAAATTGAACATATCTTCTGATTTTCGTGTCCATTTCTCCTGAAAtttggctttctggaaagctgataaactcctcttgactccaATGATGGGCTTTGTTTCATGCCGCTCCTTCCCtgggctggaatctccttctaaagtcgggtactcgcagatggacgggctgagaaacctctgagttacaaaattcataacttcttgctccgtgaatattttagcccaattccaattggcctggactccttctggagtgtagaatccataaaaattatCCTCGTgacttaaaccctcctggtttgtaagatacaaTATTTTTAGTGCACATGTGTTCTGcttggcgccttggctggttaagtagggctttgggttgacctcTGGTTCggttgctgatctgatgaccacatcaccaacatgctgatatttgtactgatggaaagccacggacgtcctgtgtgtgctgacggacacacacgtacacacacggacagccatggatgtcttgtgtgtgctgacggacacacacgggtgtcctgtgtgtgctgacggacacccacagacgtccagtgtgtactgaacagacagcccacatgggccaaaatcacccgaacagtccacgggaagggtcagcgtgctgagtccaaggaccaacgtgctgatatgtatactgatggacagccacggacgtcctgtgtgtgctgacggacacacacggacacacacggacagccacggacgtcctttgtgtgctagcagacacccacggacatcctgtgtgggctggtagacacccacggacgtcctgtgtgtgctggcggacacccacggacgtcctgtgtgtacggaacagacagcccacgtgggccaaaatcacccgaacagtccacgggaagggtcagcgtgctgagtccaaggaccaacgtgctgatatgtgtactaatggacagccacagacgttctgtgtgtgctgacggacacacacggacacacacagacagccacggacgtcctgtgtgtgctgacagagagCCATGGACGTCGTGTggttgctggcggacacccacagacgtcctgtgtgtactgaacagacagcccacgttggtaaaaatcacccaacagtccacgggaagggccagcgtgctgagtccaaggaccagcgtgctgatagacatccacagacgtcatgtgtgtactgacggacacacacagacacacacggacagccacagacgtcctgtgtgtgttgacggacacacacggacacccacgtacgtcctgtgtgcgctggcggacacccacgtacgtcctgtttgtactgaacagacagcccacgtgggccaaaatcacccgaacagtccacgggaaggttcagcgtgctgactccaaagaccaacgtgctgatatgtgtactgatggacaaccacggacgtcctgtgtgttctgacggacacacacgtacacacacggacagccacaaatgtcctgtgtgtgctgacggacacacacgggtgtcctgtgtgtgctgacagacacccacggacgtccagtgtgtactgaacagacagcccacgtgggccaaaatcacccgaacagtccacgagaagggtcagcgtgctgagtccaaggaccaacgtgctgatatgtgtactgatggacagccacagacgttttgtgtgtgctgacggacacacacggacacacacggacagccacggacatcctgtgtgtgctggcagacacccacggacgtcctgtgtgtgctggcggacacccacggacgtcctgtgtgtactgaacagtcagcccacgtgggccaaaatcacccaaacagtccacgggaagggtcagcgtgctgagtccaaggaccaacgtgctgatatgtgtactgatggacagccacggacgtcctgtgtgtgctgacagagagccatagacgtcctgtgtgtgctggcagacacccacggacgtcctgtgtgtactgaacagacagcccacatgggcaaaaatcacccaacagtccacgggaagggccagcgtgatacAGGCCGGGAAAcagactgcacggacggacggtctgaggttcgagaactcggactggacaggacggacggacggctagGGGACGGCTAGACGGTCGCGATGGGTTAGGAGttggccgatctggttcctgaaacaaaagaatgctatttttatgagtttttatgaatcaaaataagGAACAGGAAGAAAACAATATGAtgaatgaagaacagaagcaaatatgactttttatgggtttttataatgaatggaaaaagctagaactatatgatgcaagatagaacaaaaacaaaagaaggatagaagtatgggggatggatccttgttgctggatgtgtatctctctcaacaagaacagtggatggaggtggatagctaagggatttggcttgctggatgtgtatcactctcaaggcaaatcggtgggtggaatggaggtgaagaatcgccacaagcttgttggtttgaagcttgataagattcggctgctctctcttgtttctcacagaaaaagacttagggttttaggtttgcaaaggcaaaattatttcataaaagacttaggcaaaaatcgccaacttcatggagttatatagggtttaccccttatgagactcaaagataaaaggccttaaacaagctggccgaaaatgaggctgaaacattagcccaaagtcttaaccaaataaattaaaataaaccagacatctggttgtcggtttgagaaggcttagaccaaggctaatagcatgcttgcatgttgcctcattaaaaccttaccaagaaaacccaatgggacaaaacctggtgaggaaaaagagtacaacacatgctactccccttggtggtcggctagatctcagaaccggaaagagttggagtggatgaaatggaaactgagtctggaccaagctcggatgtggagatgagaagtccggcttggttgagtctgaactggatcgggtcggccgcgtcctgaacctcctttgggccggcttgatcttgaatcttcaactggaccatcttctcaatcagcagctggtcctggtcagtctgtccatcttgatcaaggatatgctggacagctttggtgaaaccttctcgcaaggccctggttccactccgggtagtcggaccgcgcctaactatgggaacctctacttggatggcctcatcattccctccctcttgaagaggttctggcctcagaacaccatcatctgcaaagtcatcactatctgcatggaaaggagacaaatccgagacattgaaagtatgtgaaattttaaattcagcagggaggtcaaggatataggcgttgtcgttgatcttctttaggatgcggaatggt
This window encodes:
- the LOC117131509 gene encoding uncharacterized protein LOC117131509, which encodes MRYEFAPKITSSEIQELYPRRYPTHGSKEARKDVPKEGHRSLIHQDQIRPNQKSTVCYDQNQPIEVPKTMEEKKFVSQDTLARHKEKPDKLIFQEKAKVSPILDKFVCKSSPTVMSHLSLSKDDKIGPEVKKDTISKSLLDLKVVHDLSPRNDEISNPEKEEASSQG
- the LOC117131507 gene encoding uncharacterized protein LOC117131507, which encodes MVGETHGQCQMAKQNQHLTALQEVDLIAQLRKRKKAQGQRPQPGERRFGDAPEAVYVEPKPPDPSRINQTPTSQTHKHHVVNSQFNYNSFADKIKLFTFSGKRGYLIWERNLDEWFHYNNILKEERLAYAIEQLRDDAFEWWVQEEGDRWFYKEPTIKTWRALKEVMRYEFAPKITSSEIQELYPRRYPTHGSKEARKDVPKEGHRSLIHQDQIRPNQKTTVCYDQNQPIEVPKTMEEKKFVSQDTLARHKEKPDKLIFQEKAKVSPILDKFVCKSSPTVMSHLSLSKDDKIGPEVKKDTISKSLLDLKVVHDLSPRNDEISNPEKEEASSQG